In Oryza sativa Japonica Group chromosome 3, ASM3414082v1, one DNA window encodes the following:
- the LOC4332552 gene encoding CASP-like protein 4B2 — protein MAMVPADADAAAKPPPDVEKPDYSSQNGAPNSAAAAAGGGGGGVVDSVVARWRREDMLDKSPLALHAAAAAFAFVALVLVASNQHGDWMEFDRYQEYRYLLAIAALAFAYSLAQALRHALRMRRGVDPVPTASGRLLDFASDQVVAYLLMSALSAATPITNRMRSAVINRFTDTTAAAISMAFLAFVSLALSAIVSGYKLSKQTYM, from the exons ATGGCGATGGtccccgccgacgccgacgccgccgccaagccgccgccggacgTGGAGAAGCCGGACTACAGCTCCCAGAACGGCGCCCCCaactcggccgccgccgccgccggggggggcggcggcggcgtggtggattcggtggtggcgcggtggcggcgggaggacATGCTCGACAAGAGCCCCCTCGCGCTgcacgcggccgccgcggcgttcgCCTTCGTCGCGCTCGTGCTCGTCGCCTCCAACCAGCACGGGGACTGGATGGAGTTCGACCGGTACCAGGAGTACAG GTATCTGCTCGCGATTGCGGCACTGGCGTTCGCCTACTCGCTCGCGCAGGCGCTGCGGCATGCTCTCCGGATGCGCCGCGGCGTCGACCCCGTCCCGACGGCGTCCGGGCGGCTCCTCGATTTCGCCAGTGATCAG GTAGTCGCATACTTGCTGATGTCTGCTCTCTCTGCTGCTACACCCATTACAAATCGGATGAGATCTGCAGTAATCAACCGCTTCACCGACACGACTGCTGCTGCAATCAGCATGGCCTTCTTGGCATTTGTATCCCTCGCCTTGTCAGCGATAGTTTCTGGATACAAACTCTCCAAACAAACCTACATGTGA